A stretch of Miscanthus floridulus cultivar M001 chromosome 13, ASM1932011v1, whole genome shotgun sequence DNA encodes these proteins:
- the LOC136499286 gene encoding protein ALP1-like has translation MSGVKSLLQRELEDDSSSDDDDYFIIAAAAIVQTFLGHKRRPGGSVPGHAVIYRDREGGHQRMFQDYLADNPMYGPHLFRRRYRMSRELFLRIMNAIESHDDYFVQKRNVANVLGLSCFQKVTAAFQMLTYGVPADATDEYVRIGESTALESLRRFVAAVVDLFEDEYLRHPNEADTARLLALGERRGFPGMLGSIDCMHWAWKNCLVKHQGQYKGHVEKPTIILEAVALNDLWIWHAFFGMPGSHNDINVLHRSPLFANLADGRAPDVNYTINGHDYTMGYYLADGIYPSWAILVKSISLPMGNKNKYFAKAQEAARKDVERAFRVLQSRFAIVRGPARLWDIETLALIMRACVIMHNMIVEDEGFVDPNERFDYGGQNVQPNRGQATRPLAEFINAHKRIRD, from the exons ATGAGTGGTGTCAAATCACTTCTCCAAAGAGAATTGGAGGATGATTCATCTTCAGACGACGATGATTATTTCATCATCGCAGCTGCTGCAATTGTCCAAACGTTTTTGGGTCATAAACGAAGACCTGGTGGTTCTGTCCCTGGCCATGCTGTTATTTATCGAGATAGAGAAGGCGGCCATCAAAGGATGTTTCAAGATTATTTGGCAGATAATCCAATGTACGGACCACATTTATTCCGTCGAAG GTACAGGATGAGTAGGGAGCTTTTCCTACGCATAATGAATGCTATTGAGTCACATGATGATTACTTTGTGCAAAAAAGAAATGTGGCCAACGTACTTGGATTAAGTTGCTTCCAAAAAGTCACTGCTGCATTTCAAATGCTCACATATGGGGTTCCCGCTGATGCTACAGATGAGTATGTTCGCATTGGAGAGAGTACTGCACTTGAGAGCCTACGTAGGTTCGTTGCTGCAGTTGTTGATTTATTTGAAGATGAGTACCTGAGACATCCCAATGAGGCAGACACGGCACGCTTACTGGCACTCGGTGAGAGAAGGGGTTTTCCTGGAATGCTAGGGTCCATTGACTGTATGCATTGGGCGTGGAAGAATTGTCTAGTCAAACATCAGGGTCAGTACAAGGGGCATGTGGAGAAGCCCACTATCATTTTAGAAGCTGTTGCTTTGAATGACCTTTGGATATGGCATGCCTTTTTTGGAATGCCTGGATCGCATAATGACATCAATGTCCTTCATCGGTCTCCGTTATTTGCAAACCTGGCAGATGGTAGAGCTCCAGATGTGAACTACACCATTAATGGTCATGATTACACCATGGGGTATTATCTAGCAGATGGTATATACCCCTCGTGGGCTATTTTAGTCAAGTCCATCTCTCTACCAATGGGGAACAAGAACAAATATTTTGCCAAAGCACAAGAAGCAGCGAGGAAGGATGTGGAAAGAGCTTTCAGGGTTCTGCAATCTAGGTTTGCCATTGTTCGAGGACCAGCTCGCTTGTGGGACATAGAGACACTTGCTTTGATCATGAGGGCCTGTGTGATCATGCACAATATGATTGTTGAAGATGAAGGATTCGTCGACCCTAATGAGCGGTTTGATTATGGTGGTCAAAATGTGCAACCTAATCGTGGCCAGGCTACTCGACCACTTGCAGAATTTATTAATGCTCATAAAAGGATTAGAGACTAG